The Pseudochaenichthys georgianus chromosome 8, fPseGeo1.2, whole genome shotgun sequence genome has a segment encoding these proteins:
- the tefb gene encoding TEF transcription factor, PAR bZIP family member b has protein sequence MSGKAAVTVVLKSGGNKAPEAPQKSFPFVLKKIMDVPPPNILEEGEDEIEKEKLCSVEDVDGGRAGAASAGGGGGGGGGGGGGGGVSASLTPAIWDKTIPYDGETFHLEYMDLDEFLLENGIPATLEEEELQKTLASVGIKAKFLPKVTPTASSTTTTTPAVAPAPATASSPSASATSTVTSEPEEPVTVTTLLPAKIEEEEEEEEEEEEEEEEEEEDEEEEEEEEEGEEEGPEEETLCQEVKVEVKEKKTERRTPSPVDPEAIEVDINFQPDPTDLVLSSVPGGELFNPRKHKFSEEELKPQPMIKKAKKVFVPNEQKDDRYWSRRKKNNVAAKRSRDARRLKENQITVRASFLERENAALRQQVSELRKDCGRCKTVLTRYEAKYGPL, from the exons ATGTCTGGCAAAGCTGCGGTGACAGTTGTGCTGAAGTCTGGGGGCAACAAGGCTCCAGAGGCTCCGCAGAAATCATTCCCTTTTGTTTTAAAGAAGATCATGGACGTTCCTCCCCCTAACATCCTGGAGGAAGGCGAGGACG AAATAGAGAAGGAGAAGCTGTGCTCCGTTGAGGATGTGGATGGAGGCAGGGCAGGAGCAGCCagtgctggaggaggaggaggaggaggaggaggaggaggagg TGGTGGAGGTGTTTCAGCCTCCTTAACCCCTGCCATTTGGGACAAGACCATTCCCTACGATGGGGAGACCTTCCACCTGGAGTACATGGACCTGGACGAGTTCCTCCTGGAGAACGGGATCCCTGCGaccctggaggaggaggagctgcaGAAGACTTTAGCCTCCGTGGGCATCAAAGCCAAATTCCTCCCCAAGGTTACTCCTACAGCTTCTTCTACTACGACCACGACTCCTGCCGTCGCCCCCGCCCCCGCCACGGCGTCTTCCCCCTCAGCCTCCGCCACCTCCACCGTCACCTCAGAGCCAGAGGAGCCGGTGACGGTCACTACGCTACTACCGGCAAagatagaagaagaagaagaggaagaggaagaagaggaagaagaagaggaagaagaggaggaagatgaggaagaggaggaggaggaggaggaaggggaagaggaaggaccagaggaggagacgTTGTGTCAGGAAGTCAAAGTGGAAGTGAAAGAGAAAAAAACAG AGCGCCGCACCCCCTCCCCCGTGGACCCCGAGGCCATCGAGGTGGACATTAACTTCCAGCCGGACCCCACGGACCTGGTTCTGTCCAGCGTTCCGGGGGGGGAGCTGTTCAACCCGCGCAAACACAAGTTCTCCGAAGAGGAGCTGAAGCCCCAGCCCATGATCAAGAAGGCCAAGAAAGTGTTTGTTCCCAACGAGCAGAAG GATGACAGATACTGGTCCAGGAGGAAGAAGAACAACGTGGCGGCGAAGCGTTCCCGTGACGCGCGGCGGCTGAAGGAGAACCAGATCACGGTGCGCGCCTCCTTCCTGGAGCGGGAGAACGCGGCGCTGCGGCAGCAAGTGTCCGAGCTGCGGAAAGACTGCGGACGATGCAAGACCGTCCTGACCCGATACGAGGCCAAGTACGGCCCGCTGTAA
- the LOC117451453 gene encoding protein Tob2, translating into MHLEVKVALNFIVSYLYNKLPRRRADLFGEELERILISRFEGHWYPEAPLRGSAFRCIHLGAPRDPVVELAAKRSGLDTEEVRANVPAELSVWIDPYEVSYQIGEKGAVKVLYLEETPGLGCDGEMPEGPTREGDSEAEEAKSLGFNPDAQVFVPIGSQASPALMPSLSSSPTPMSTALFSYPSSSTPPDPSAHSSNTSTPSPPSGGLPYLSAQQQQQPPPSSIPTARPQPITFTTASFAATKFGSTKMKKCSGAGTTTGSNGSILPPAQRMLTHSPTAILAPDLLKHKPLSLSLHSLGGAPIASQLSPNAKEFVYPGSPGALYFDADSQPMQPHDSPFQPPHSHPTFDPFSSPPPPPSVGIIGSSGGIPYMEKPPFVEGLGSYNLQYPSQSFQPVVLAN; encoded by the exons ATGCATCTCGAGGTGAAGGTCGCCCTGAACTTCATCGTGTCCTACCTCTACAACAAGCTGCCTCGGCGCCGTGCCGATCTGTTTGGCGAGGAGCTGGAGAGGATACTGATTTCTCGGTTCGAGGGTCACTGGTACCCCGAAGCCCCTCTCAGAGGTTCTGCCTTTCGCTGCATTCACCTGGGAGCCCCGAGGGACCCCGTGGTGGAGTTAGCCGCCAAGAGGAGCGGATTGGACACGGAGGAAGTTCGTGCAAACGTTCCTGCAGAGCTCAGCGTGTGGATCGACCCGTACGAGGTTTCCTACCAGATCGGAGAGAAGGGGGCGGTGAAGGTCCTGTACCTGGAAGAGACTCCTGGACTCGGGTGTGACGGAGAGATGCCGGAGGGTCCCACCAGAGAGG GAGACTCGGAGGCGGAGGAGGCCAAGAGTTTGGGGTTCAACCCGGACGCTCAGGTGTTCGTACCGATCGGCAGCCAGGCGTCGCCCGCCCTCATGCCCTCTCTCTCCAGCTCCCCCACCCCGATGTCCACCGCCCTCTTCAGCTACCCGAGCTCCAGCACGCCCCCCGACCCCTCCGCCCACTCCTCCAACACCtccaccccctccccccccagcGGCGGCCTGCCCTACCTCTCcgctcagcagcagcagcagccgccgccCTCCTCCATCCCCACCGCCCGCCCCCAGCCCATCACCTTCACCACCGCCAGCTTCGCCGCCACCAAATTTGGCTCGACCAAGATGAAGAAGTGCAGCGGTGCCGGGACAACAACTGGCTCCAATGGCTCCATCCTCCCCCCCGCTCAGAGGATGCTCACCCACTCCCCCACCGCCATCTTGGCTCCAGACCTGCTGAAGCACaagcctctctctctgtccttgCACTCCCTCGGAGGCGCTCCCATCGCCAGCCAGCTCTCCCCCAACGCCAAAGAGTTCGTGTACCCAGGGTCGCCGGGCGCCCTTTACTTCGATGCTGACTCCCAGCCCATGCAGCCTCACGACAGCCCGTTCCAGCCGCCACACTCCCATCCGACCTTTGACCCCTTCTCCAGCCCTCCTCCGCCCCCCAGCGTTGGCATCATCGGCAGCAGCGGGGGAATCCCCTACATGGAGAAGCCCCCGTTTGTGGAGGGTCTAGGAAGCTACAACCTGCAATACCCCAGCCAGTCCTTCCAGCCGGTGGTGCTGGCCAACTAA